One Carassius auratus strain Wakin chromosome 3, ASM336829v1, whole genome shotgun sequence genomic region harbors:
- the LOC113055676 gene encoding endonuclease G, mitochondrial-like, which yields VILPGKVKSEAKDRPTYKLIDSIPFLREVRKKKSYVMLYNSQTRNATWVYEILNKSTLAGTQSRKRDLKFKDELFEPLYEAANIEECDESEYEQGHLASAANHKWCQEAYEDTFILSNIAPQVPYLNQNLWKELENHCQAKINNSSDIRNVHVYSGPIYPQCDKRKKAERVKSWRKKIVPTHFFKVIIIEHENGTVELECYKMPNEEPKNKNKKEKDKNKQEQDKNKQSKDKNKQEKDKNKQSKDKNRHSKDKNKQEKDKNKIVLKDYIVPIKEIEAESGLTFTESSCTEGEVDITRKVKLVGGNGNEGSCSAEIKVTICTPLTNHNDFVYM from the coding sequence GTCATCCTCCCGGGAAAGGTGAAAAGTGAAGCAAAAGACAGACCTACCTATAAATTAATCGACAGTATTCCTTTCCTTAGAGAAGTAAGGAAAAAGAAGTCTTACGTTATGTTATACAACAGTCAAACCAGAAATGCTACATGGGTGTATGAGATATTGAACAAAAGTACTTTAGCCGGTACTCAATCTCGTAAAAGGGATTTAAAATTTAAAGATGAACTATTTGAGCCACTTTACGAAGCAGCTAACATAGAAGAATGTGATGAAAGTGAATATGAACAGGGTCATCTTGCATCTGCTGCCAATCACAAATGGTGTCAGGAAGCCTATGAGGACACTTTTATTCTCAGCAACATAGCACCACAGGTTCCTTATTTAAACCAAAACTTATGGAAAGAGTTGGAGAATCATTGTCAAGCGAAAATAAACAATTCAAGTGATATCCGTAATGTCCATGTGTATTCTGGACCAATTTACCCACAATGtgataaaagaaaaaaggcaGAGAGAGTGAAGAGTTGGAGAAAGAAAATAGTACCTACTCACTTCTTTAAAGTGATAATTATCGAGCATGAAAATGGGACGGTAGAGCTGGAATGCTATAAGATGCCCAATGAggaaccaaaaaacaaaaacaaaaaagaaaaagacaaaaacaaacaagaacaagacaaaaacaaacaatcaaaagacaaaaacaaacaagaaaaagacaaaaacaaacaatcaaaagacaaaaacagacattcaaaagacaaaaacaaacaagaaaaagacaaaaacaaaattgtgctAAAAGATTACATTGTGCCAATTAAAGAAATTGAAGCTGAATCCGGGCTGACGTTCACAGAAAGCAGCTGCACTGAGGGAGAGGTAGACATTACAAGGAAAGTGAAATTGGTGGGGGGAAATGGAAATGAAGGGTCATGTAGTGCTGAGATTAAGGTCACAATATGTACCCCGCTTACTAATCACAATGATTTTGTCTACATGTGA